The Pristis pectinata isolate sPriPec2 chromosome 10, sPriPec2.1.pri, whole genome shotgun sequence sequence CCACTGCTGCTCAAGGGCCGTCTGACACGGTCTCCGTCGCTGTTGGCTGGTGCCACCAGCCCCCCTATAACCCCACTTCGCCGTCGCAGCGCCATCTCCGAGTTCAGAGCATGCCAACTTGGGTATGCGCTTGTGCCACAGCCGCCGCCCCCTCCAGCTCCACATCTGCCATTAGTTCAAGCGAGAAAGCGGCGACCCTCGCAGCGCCCGAGGAGTTCCCCGGTGCAGGTAACCACAAGACattttcttttgctctctccATTGAATCACATAAAGGGGGACTATCGTGGTGTCTGGGACGCGAGGAATTTCAGTTTGTTTGCATGGAAATGACATGTTTCAAAGACAGTTTTTGGTATTCATATTGGGCGCTGAGAATTTttcaaagttttattttgttggggggggggaggggaaactgTCAGTGTAATTGCACGAGAATTTCTAGGTATCCAGGTTCAACTTCAGTGACATTTTCCACCTATGTGGTGTGTTTCGGAAAGTAAGCTGAACATGTCAATCTGAAAGTCCGAACGATTGTGGCAGTGTGTTACTCTGCACGGGCTTTGAATAaagtaattctgaaataaaaggggaTCAAATTGAACCAAGTTTAATCAAACCTCCGAACCCAGTGTTAACTCCTGCCAAACGGCGACGTTCACAGTGGAGCCTCGCTGGCCCATCAGCGACCCTTGCAGCTGTGCATCTGATACACAGCGGGCACATTTATTTACACACTAAGTTTAACTGGGAGGAGTAATGCAATGCTAATGCACAGTGTAGAACGAAACTAACTAAGTTTCCTCTTTGCTGAGTCTGGTTAGAATTGTTTTAGTGTTAAATTCTCTCGGCAGATTTTGATGAGCAATCTGCATAGACTTGTGGCCGGTAAAGCACGTGCAGGCTGTATATAAACACATGTGTCCAGCTCCAGAACACCTGAACCCACTCGATTCCACCAGTCGGGGCACTGGGTGGGGGTGGACCACCATGCTATCGAATCATTGCATTGATTATTTTTCCACCCCTAGTGCCTTTTGAGGGTTACATTGGTTTTGTGCAATGGTTCAGATTGTAAACACACGGCTTTCTGCCACGGTCCAAAGCGAGGCGACCAGTCTACCAGCCGAGCTGCAAAACCAGCCCGGCTCTTGAGTTGTTCCCAGCTGTTTCCGGTGCAGCGAGCAGTTTACTCCTAATAATGTTGATGGGATACATTCAATAAGGGTTCCAGTGCGGTCAACGGTACTTGTATTGACAGGGTCAAATGCGTGGAGCACTCTGTATTCCCAAACCGTCTTTTTCTATTTCCATAAAATAAAGGGCTCCAACTTGATGTGAGACGAACGGTCAACAGTAAAAATGgatatttttttaaaggaagagagaacCTAGTTGATTTCGCCAGCCTTGCGTGTAATCTCGaatctttgtttattttaatgtggGACTCTTGCAATAAGATGGAAAAATAGTACTAGATTACCAATGATAGAAATCATATTctgtttttgtgtattttaaatTTGAATAGTATCCTGACCCATGAGTGAGGCTGTAACAGCGGATTGGGCGACAGATACTTCACATTACATCATATTGCGTACACGGCTCGTTCTCTGCAAACTTTCACTCTTTTATTATGAAGATCAAGATTTCATTTTCCGAAAAATTCTATATTTAATTtccaaacataaaacaaaaacgCTGATCTGTAAGTTTGACGGATCTTGGCGAATCCACGGTTATTCTTTCAATCAGAGGTACACTGTAATCTGTGAAGCATAGATAAATATACAATAGAGAGGCGATCTCTATAAAACATACCCTCCTCGAAATTTGGATGTAAAACAGCTGACTGTTGAAATTCGTTCAACTACTCCACTTCATTTTGTACACAAACTGCATAATGGACTAAACATTTCCCAATGTCATTCCCCTACCCTAGTTTAaaagccaactcatccatgtttaCACGTAGAAACTGCTTGTTTGTCTTACTCGGTGTATTAATCAACACTGCCAGCTGAAAAGTGCTTTGAGCTCTTCGATTCTCCAAACAGTGTACTCATTGTGATATTGTGATAATCCGATGAATAATGATGCCCCCGAAGCATTTGGGACATAGATCTAAAAGCAAACACTGATTGATATGTCGCAGCGAGCCCAGCCTTCCAATATTCCAGCGCTCAATTAGCATGTACACTTCTTATTAGGCTGGCAATGAGAGAGCGAGATTGCATCGGACTCAAACTATGCTGCAGCTCAAAAGAGTATTAGTTAAAGCCGGGCGGGTGGGAAAACTGTGAAGGGAAAGAGATTCCAGACAGATGCACCCTTTCAAGTTTATGGACTTATTTTGTAGGGTAAATTTATTTTGGCAGAATGAAGTTTTTTTTCGGTAGAGCGTCTGTTTATAAGTGGCCTGTTCTCAAATACTGAGCAACTAATCTTCGCTGttcctgttatttttaaaataatctctgATATTCTGTTGCGATGGGGGTAAAGATGATGATTTGTTGAAATTAATGGGAATCCGCACCAGTTAGTCTACGAGGAATAAACGACACGCCTTGTCAATAGATCCTGACCAAATCAGTCTTAGCCTGTCAGTGGTCAGTCGAATGGGCTTTGGCTGCTTGCTTCTCTTGCAGACCATAACATTAAAATTAGCCGCTGCACTTGTGTGGAAGTGTTCAGCGACAGACTTTTAATTGGGAAGAGAAATGTTCTCGGGCATGTGGCTGTTTATCACATTGGGAGAGAAGCGGACACGTTTTAAGCAGGCTGCCTTTTTATCACCTCTCCTGCGTTGACGCTTAATCCCAGTAAAAACCCCGAATACCATTCACTCGTATCAATTAACCTTTCGGGTACGGCACTGCCAAGCAGCCTTCTAAACACCGTAGCGGCTGGTGTATTTTCTGTGTTATTACTATTTGTACGTGCGTATGTGTCCGGAAATACAATTTGAACACAAGAGACTAAAGGCACGCGGGCTTTGTTCGATATAATCAGACTAAAATTATAGCAATGAAATCATCTGCAGTTTAAAAACGTGTTTCTATCAATCAGTTATATTTGTGACCATAATGGCCAGAACGACGTGCAGTATTTTTAAACAAACTATGATCTAGCAAATATACAACTAAATCGTTCTTCCGTCCTCGACTAAAAGGCCTGGTTTCTTCTGTCTTTTCCTGGGAATTCTGCCCGATCTTTCGGCACTGTTGCTTTAAATACTGATCAAACCCACTTGGCCACCTTGATTCTATGGAAGTGTTCCCTCATCAGCTTAAAGTTGTTATTGAAAAGCCTCAGAGAATATTTGAAATTCTTCTGCTGAATATTTACGTCCTCTTCCTTGTTTAGAGACAAATGTAGACGTTTTATCAAAATGCGCGGTTGTCGAAGCccggaaatatttatttaaaaatcctACATCATGGCAAAATAAAAGTGCTTGCTGGAAGATTACGAATTCCACCCCTATGTGGACATTCGATCCTTATTTCGAATACTTAAGATGCAATGAGTGAATGATTCATATCGCTAGCCAGTAACAGGCGCGATGCACCTGCTGTACGTTGCTGTCTGCAGGTCTCTTGGAAGCACATTGCTTTGGAGCTCAGTTTGATATAAAACAAAACTTTGGTGGTGGGGAGTGAGAAAATGACAATGCCCAGAGATCTTGAACTGAAATGTGCATTAGTACTTGGACGTGGTGTCATTCGACCAATTATGTATTAATGTCGTGATtacaaaaaaaaggagaaaatttcGGGCAAGGTATAATTTGTCTATTCCAAGTGATTTAACTGTTTGTCTCTCTTGGAATAGTCACATTATCAGAGCCTGTTGACCAGATTGGTCCTGAAACGAATTCTTGCGAATAACAGGGCATTTTCTCAGTTGGCAGACACCCGCTCCTGGCCCGTACCCGCGTGTTCTTATAGAATGTTTTCTTGCCGTCTAATGGAGTCCACTTCAGCACGCAGTCCCTGTTTTATTCTAGTTCTCTGCGGTCTCCGTGGTAAACAGTACTCTCAGCAAGAAgggtaataaaataaaatataaaagttcaGTTTACTGTAAGGTAAATATAATCTGAAACTATATATGTGGTTTCAGAGGGACCTACACTTCCGAATGTATTTGTTGACGCGGGAGATATGAGATAGTACTCTTTATATTGTCCCCCAGAGACCGTACACAAACTCTACTAAAACGTAGGCCAACACACAAAGTTTCCCGCTGCCTCCGATGCCAGTTTACTTTAAGAGGAGATAAATAGGACGGATTTCAGTTTCATTGTAAAGACTCTGTACTAAACTGTAAAATTCAGTTTGGACATCTTCCAAAAAATAACTGGGACACAAGAGGTTAGACTATTTCATGGTGAGGGAACAATCCCTCTTTTCCTTGCACAAAGCATTTTCAAAAACGACCGTATTGTGGCTAATGTAATGAGGCACAGTGATTATGGGTTTATATGTCAGGCCACACCAGTATAGAGCAGATTGTGAACAGATATGTTCCGCGTTCTCCTTGagatgttgtttaaaaaaaatcaaatgaagaattttgaaaataaattcagtGCAAGTTTAATAGGGCTTTTTGCATTAATTGATGCTAAGGATAAAAGTTTGGGGGCATATCTTCGGCTTAATTCTGTTTAAATATAATAGCAACACTTGCAGCTTCATGGGGGCATTCATCGAGCTTTAATGTACATGACATgctccaaatattttaaaaagcccGTTGATGCAAGCACATAAATGCTCGGTGTGCTGGTTCGGTTGTTAACACTCGTGGCAGTTGTAGTTATTAACGGGGCACGTTCCCTCAGTTTCTGAATGTTGGGACTAGTTAATTGAAACTAAAGGACCCATTTTACTCAATCAGTTAAAAGCGACATCGGGTTGTTGGCGGCACTGAAGTATAAGTTAACATAATAGACCCTAATCAGCAGCTGGGATAATTACAGACACATAACCCCGCACTGGAACTTCTTTCATTGAGCGCACGTTGACAAATTACCCGTGACTAGTTTCACTGAGCGTTATCTGCCATGACTGTTGAGAGTTAAAGGAGATTTCTGGTGTGACTTTTCTTACCAACACTAATGGAAAGTCTCACCAATTAGCAAAGCCAATCTTTGCGAAATGTCACTGTATTTTATTCTGGGTCATTGCAGAGGAATTCCGCATGATGTCAGTCCGCTTGGTTTGCCAATTCCTTTCAAATAATTTAGACCGATTACCGCTCTGGTTCCCTCATGACGTGTTTTATTGTTTTTGAAAAAATACTTAACGTGGTGTTTAATTGTGAGAATGATGTGGCCGTTGTGATTAGTTCGGCATTTTCCTCTTACTTAAGTGCTTTGTACTATCGTGTGCAAGAAACGCTGGAATAACTGATGGGATCTTTCTAATGATCCGAAGAAGGAGTCAATTACTTCTGCGCTATGACCATAAACCACTAAATCCCTGGTGATCTGAAGACCAGAAAATGCTAATTAGTCGCATCTCACCTTATTTTCTCAAACTCAACAGCGAGTGATTCTCACCGATTCGTTTGTGAGAAGAGTTTTAAGTCGCCATCTCAAAAAAAACAAGAATAGCAAATAAGCACCGGAAACACACCAAAGATGCTGAATCTCTCCAGGTCCCGCGGGCTCCCTGCTCAATCCTCACCTGAAACCGAAGGTTATCCGTGTAcacatttttgatttttcagattttttttaagaacaaagGTTTAAGAGTCAGATTTAACAATCAGTGGGGTGAAAGGGACTGTTTTGCTTGGCCTTTACATTTACAACAGCAACAAGGTTTCGGTAATGTTACAAACTATTGATCAACTAGGAACACGGCTCAAATGCGCCTCCATACGAAGCTGTCCCTTTGATGCATCGCTGCGGTGAAAGGTTACGACAAATAGCCGACCCGACCCACTTACACGTGCTTCTTCTTTCACTCCTATTGTTGGAATCAGCGCTTGGTTCCGGGGATGATAAATGATGattaataactttttttaaaaaaaaacttgttttattcTTCAGACGGcaccttcagttttatttttcttccagcGAAGAGGGACGAGCTACCCTGTTCACATGGTGGATCACAGTAACTGGAGTGATCGAGACAAACGTCTATTTCTGTATCTTGCAGCTTGCGTGCAACTTTTCTTACCTGTCGTGTTTTTTATTGATGGCTCTTGTTAGGCTGCAGGCGGAAAACGTTTTTACTTTACCTCTGTTTAAGGCCGCAGCGGGGCACTTACTGGCCTTCTAAAGTCCTCCAGCAAGGGATATAAATAAACAGTCTTGCTGCTGGTGGTGGCTGCAGTCGTCATATTTTACTGGTCTGGGTGTTTATTCTGTGAGGCTCGGCAAACATCGACTGTtcccaaataaaatgcaaggctgTGTTTGGTGAATATGTTTACACTCTGTTAATAAGACATGTGGATTTTACTGTTATGTTACTTGTTCTTTATGTCAGTTTACGTTGAGGCAGTATTTTAGGGGCGTATCTTAGAGTTGATGTCGTGTCTGATTACTCGTTGAACTTTTAATACGAATGGAAGAAAAATCACGTTGTCGCtcactttttgttttcctttatcctcTTCTACCAAGGTTTCTGCAAGTTGGCCAGGTCTCCTGCAACAAGCGCTCTACCTGCGAGCACCATGGGCAGTAAGACTATTCCGGCTCCAGTGCCCATTCACCCATCGCTGCAGCTGGCGAACTACGCCTTTCTCCAAGCTTCCAACGGCATCCCTACGCCGTCAGAGCAGCTGCACAACCTCTATGGCTTCAGCACCCTGCACACCGTCCACCTCCACCAGTGGACCCTGGGCTATCCTCCGATGCCTTTGCCCCGGTCATCCTTTTCCAAAGTGCCCGCTGTTTCGGCTCTGGTAGACACTCGGTTCCAGCTGCCCACCATCCCGATCTTTCCCCATGTATTCCAGCCCAAGCAAGAAGCAAGCAATGTTCCAAACAAGACAAGGCCCAGGTTCGACTTCGCCAATTTGGCCATTGCAGCCACCCAGGAGGATCACCCTAAGCTTGGACAAATAGACGAACAGTGTTCTCCTTCGGCCATTGGTTCCCTGCTGGATGTCACCAAGCTGTCGCCGGAAAGGAAGCCCACCAGGGGCAGGTTGCCGTCCAAAACCAAAAAAGAATTTGTCTGT is a genomic window containing:
- the osr1 gene encoding protein odd-skipped-related 1 gives rise to the protein MPTWVCACATAAAPSSSTSAISSSEKAATLAAPEEFPGAGFCKLARSPATSALPASTMGSKTIPAPVPIHPSLQLANYAFLQASNGIPTPSEQLHNLYGFSTLHTVHLHQWTLGYPPMPLPRSSFSKVPAVSALVDTRFQLPTIPIFPHVFQPKQEASNVPNKTRPRFDFANLAIAATQEDHPKLGQIDEQCSPSAIGSLLDVTKLSPERKPTRGRLPSKTKKEFVCKFCGRHFTKSYNLLIHERTHTDERPYTCDICHKAFRRQDHLRDHRYIHSKEKPFKCQECGKGFCQSRTLAVHKTLHVQVKELKTSKIKC